From Sphingomonas hengshuiensis, one genomic window encodes:
- the fliN gene encoding flagellar motor switch protein FliN, with translation MSIDPHDIIPAEPGEQQGPVFEDFEPLPMGDTSTTGSEGLEAVHDVPVKVQAILGRARMPVGELLHLREGHVVELDRRVGEPVDIFVNDRLIARGEVVLIDNALGVTLTEIVRADR, from the coding sequence ATGAGCATCGATCCGCACGACATCATCCCCGCCGAGCCCGGCGAACAGCAGGGCCCGGTCTTCGAAGACTTCGAACCGCTCCCGATGGGAGACACCAGCACCACCGGCTCCGAAGGGCTGGAGGCCGTCCATGACGTGCCCGTCAAGGTCCAGGCGATCCTGGGCCGCGCGCGGATGCCCGTCGGCGAATTGCTCCATTTGCGCGAAGGCCATGTCGTCGAACTGGATCGCCGCGTCGGCGAACCCGTCGACATTTTCGTCAACGATCGGCTGATCGCGCGCGGCGAAGTCGTGCTGATCGACAACGCGCTGGGCGTGACGCTGACCGAAATCGTGCGGGCCGATCGCTGA
- a CDS encoding sigma-54-dependent transcriptional regulator, which translates to MASIRMLLVGAPGTEFRRAAELAREAGADVAMADGPGDALGMLRASGGDLVMIDVETDVPLFMASLRAERFTIPVLACGIGASAERAVAAIRAGARDYVPLPPQRDLIAAAIASVVQRKPPELIGDNPALARALALASAVAPSGAPVLVTGERGSGKETMARTIHEASGRGTAMLVVECAGVAADVIESELFGHEEGAFVGAVARRIGRFEKAGTGTILLREVSALAPATQARLLSTLQEQRFTRVGGREPVPFHARLIATTTLDLEAAVSAGAFRADLLVRLGLVRVDVPPLRARGDDAARLARHFAQRLAEADGTRERAFSDDALALVTRYGWPGNIRELEDCIHRAVLLARGTRIEASDLVRSDGSRLIDLETSEPHRFQVQGLVGHTVEEVERELILQTLERCHGNRTSASSILGISVRTMRNKLRTFIEAGIPVSPAP; encoded by the coding sequence ATGGCGTCGATCCGAATGCTATTGGTCGGCGCGCCCGGCACCGAGTTCCGGCGCGCGGCCGAACTGGCGCGCGAAGCCGGTGCCGATGTCGCGATGGCGGACGGCCCCGGCGACGCGCTGGGAATGTTGCGCGCCTCCGGCGGCGACCTGGTAATGATCGATGTCGAGACCGACGTGCCGCTGTTCATGGCCAGCCTGCGCGCCGAACGCTTCACGATTCCGGTGCTCGCCTGCGGGATCGGCGCCTCTGCCGAGCGCGCCGTGGCGGCGATCCGGGCAGGCGCGCGCGATTATGTGCCGTTGCCTCCGCAACGCGACCTGATCGCCGCGGCGATCGCCTCGGTCGTGCAGCGCAAGCCGCCCGAACTGATCGGCGACAATCCCGCGCTGGCGCGTGCGCTCGCGCTCGCCTCGGCGGTCGCGCCCAGCGGCGCGCCGGTGCTCGTCACCGGCGAGCGCGGAAGCGGCAAGGAGACGATGGCGCGAACGATCCACGAGGCATCAGGGCGCGGCACCGCGATGCTCGTCGTCGAATGCGCCGGTGTCGCCGCCGACGTAATCGAATCCGAACTGTTCGGGCATGAGGAAGGCGCCTTTGTCGGCGCCGTCGCACGGCGCATCGGGCGGTTCGAAAAAGCGGGCACGGGAACCATCCTGCTGCGCGAAGTCAGCGCGCTGGCCCCCGCGACCCAGGCGCGGCTGCTGTCCACGCTCCAGGAACAGCGCTTCACGCGCGTCGGCGGACGCGAGCCGGTGCCGTTCCACGCCCGGCTGATCGCGACCACGACGCTCGATCTCGAGGCGGCAGTGAGCGCCGGTGCATTTCGCGCCGACCTGCTCGTCCGGCTGGGGCTGGTCCGTGTCGACGTACCGCCGCTGCGCGCGCGCGGCGACGATGCCGCGCGGCTCGCGCGCCACTTCGCCCAGCGCCTCGCCGAAGCCGACGGCACCCGCGAGCGCGCGTTCAGCGACGACGCGCTGGCGCTCGTCACCCGCTATGGCTGGCCGGGCAATATCCGCGAGTTGGAGGATTGCATCCACCGCGCCGTCCTTCTGGCGCGCGGCACCCGGATCGAGGCGAGCGACCTGGTGCGCTCCGACGGCAGCCGCCTGATCGACCTGGAGACCAGCGAGCCGCACCGTTTCCAGGTGCAGGGGCTGGTCGGCCACACCGTCGAGGAAGTCGAGCGCGAGCTGATCCTGCAGACGCTGGAGCGGTGCCACGGCAACCGCACATCGGCATCGAGCATCCTCGGCATCTCCGTGCGCACGATGCGCAACAAGCTGCGCACCTTTATCGAAGCCGGCATCCCGGTTTCGCCGGCGCCCTAA
- the fliF gene encoding flagellar basal-body MS-ring/collar protein FliF — translation MEAITNFAGQLGPKRLLLMGGVALALLAALAFVASSGSNAQMGFLYTDLDASSAATITDKLKAQNIDYTLSADGTSIMAPQDKLAELRMSLAGEKLGGKIGYDVLDAEQPFGVSSSRAKMNETRAIEGELAKSVETIQDVTAARVHIVMPERTMFASETRKATAAVTVKTKGRISSETIAAIRYLVASSVPELSPDAVSVVDQTGALLARAGDPGTAGAGDADERQAAVEAKLRSEIESLLEPIVGQGKVRAEVSAQIDRDQTREESTMFDPDKQVISRQVSVESGDQNSETDAAPGTTSIGNQLPEAQGQGGGGAGPSKQTTSNQTSEDTTYDNSATKTVTLRAPGKVTRLSVAVMVDGGEKGLPQPQIQRLQRLVENAVGADAERGDSVVVESMAFSGGDALADKDAGLLSLLPMDRIWSLLQLIVIGVVGLVALRMLKPKTVPGMADGAPALAGPTPEMLALAERAAGGDAEAQQQLEALNVDPPLLDQEIALAQVDGRIKLSALKRIGDAINASPPEAASVIRQWMNT, via the coding sequence GCCTTGGCGCTGCTCGCCGCGCTCGCCTTCGTCGCCTCCAGCGGCTCGAACGCGCAGATGGGCTTTCTCTACACCGATCTGGATGCGTCCTCGGCCGCGACGATCACCGACAAGCTCAAGGCACAGAATATCGATTATACGCTGTCCGCCGACGGCACGTCGATCATGGCGCCACAGGACAAGCTCGCCGAACTGCGGATGAGCCTGGCCGGCGAGAAGCTGGGCGGCAAGATCGGCTATGACGTGCTCGACGCCGAACAGCCCTTCGGCGTCTCCTCCAGCCGCGCCAAGATGAACGAGACCCGCGCGATCGAAGGCGAACTCGCCAAGTCGGTCGAGACGATCCAGGACGTCACGGCGGCGCGCGTCCACATCGTGATGCCCGAACGGACGATGTTCGCCAGCGAAACCCGCAAGGCGACCGCCGCCGTCACCGTCAAGACCAAGGGGCGGATCTCGTCCGAGACGATCGCCGCGATCCGCTATCTCGTCGCCTCCTCGGTGCCCGAGCTTTCACCCGACGCAGTGTCGGTGGTCGACCAGACCGGCGCCTTGCTGGCGCGCGCGGGCGATCCGGGCACCGCCGGCGCCGGCGATGCGGACGAGCGCCAGGCGGCGGTCGAGGCCAAGCTTCGCTCCGAGATCGAATCGCTGCTCGAGCCGATCGTCGGCCAGGGCAAGGTCCGCGCCGAAGTCTCGGCCCAGATCGACCGCGACCAGACCCGCGAGGAATCGACGATGTTCGATCCCGACAAGCAGGTCATCTCGCGCCAGGTCAGCGTCGAGAGCGGCGACCAGAACAGCGAGACCGATGCAGCCCCCGGCACCACGTCGATCGGCAACCAGCTTCCCGAGGCGCAGGGCCAGGGCGGCGGCGGTGCCGGTCCTTCGAAACAGACGACGAGCAACCAGACTTCCGAAGACACGACCTATGACAACAGCGCGACCAAGACGGTCACGCTGCGCGCGCCGGGCAAGGTCACGCGGCTGTCGGTCGCGGTGATGGTCGATGGCGGCGAAAAGGGCCTGCCCCAGCCGCAGATCCAGCGGCTCCAGCGGCTGGTGGAGAATGCCGTCGGCGCGGATGCCGAACGCGGCGACAGCGTCGTGGTGGAGAGCATGGCGTTTTCGGGCGGCGACGCGCTGGCCGACAAGGATGCCGGGCTGCTGTCGCTGCTCCCGATGGACCGCATCTGGAGCCTGTTGCAGCTCATCGTGATCGGCGTGGTCGGATTGGTCGCGCTGCGGATGCTCAAGCCCAAGACCGTGCCCGGCATGGCGGACGGTGCCCCCGCGCTCGCCGGCCCGACGCCGGAGATGCTCGCGCTCGCGGAGCGCGCCGCGGGCGGCGACGCCGAGGCGCAGCAGCAATTGGAGGCGCTCAACGTCGATCCGCCGCTGCTCGACCAGGAAATCGCCCTCGCCCAGGTCGACGGACGCATCAAACTTTCCGCGCTCAAGCGCATCGGTGACGCGATCAACGCCAGCCCGCCCGAGGCGGCTTCGGTGATCCGTCAGTGGATGAACACATAG